The following are from one region of the Stigmatella ashevillena genome:
- a CDS encoding peptidylprolyl isomerase, giving the protein MGMMDEVRAGRELYATFETTEGVIGVKLFTQDAPKTVENFVGLATGEKEWTHPETFKPQVGTPLYDGTLFHRCIGEFMIQGGDPLGRGNGGPGYRFADEFQSGRRFDKPGLLAMANAGPHTNGSQFFITVVPTPHLNNKHTIFGEVVKGYEVADRIANQLPKDRNDRPTQDVRIRKLTISTTAP; this is encoded by the coding sequence ATGGGAATGATGGACGAGGTACGTGCGGGTAGGGAATTGTACGCCACCTTCGAGACCACCGAGGGCGTCATCGGGGTGAAGCTGTTCACCCAGGACGCGCCCAAGACGGTGGAGAACTTCGTGGGGCTGGCCACGGGGGAGAAGGAGTGGACGCACCCCGAGACGTTCAAGCCCCAGGTGGGCACGCCGCTCTACGATGGAACCCTTTTTCACCGCTGCATTGGCGAGTTCATGATTCAGGGAGGCGACCCGCTGGGCCGTGGCAATGGAGGCCCGGGGTACCGCTTCGCGGACGAGTTCCAGAGCGGCCGGAGGTTCGACAAGCCGGGGCTCCTGGCCATGGCCAACGCGGGCCCCCACACCAACGGCAGCCAGTTCTTCATCACCGTGGTGCCCACCCCCCACCTCAACAATAAGCACACCATCTTTGGCGAGGTGGTAAAGGGCTATGAGGTGGCGGACCGCATCGCCAACCAACTGCCCAAGGACCGGAATGACCGGCCCACCCAGGATGTCCGAATCCGCAAGCTGACCATCTCCACCACGGCTCCGTAA